The following are encoded in a window of Fusarium oxysporum f. sp. lycopersici 4287 chromosome 5, whole genome shotgun sequence genomic DNA:
- a CDS encoding ribonuclease Z produces MQTWGTRRLSHLFNSCSLPLLPTFLSQRPPPSTSPGLYFCRRAWNSSHPKVKSRAFRKPRLFSESIVKPKVSDYSAGIPMATSVEIASAPTVDTPGTCLFVHSERRAYLFGRPEEGTQRAFQSRRLGMGATEQVFLSGSVSWELVGGLFGYVLTVGGVLEASREQTAVMNEERKSKGQKLTKQAAFETIHIHGGENLNHTLAACRPVILRQPISVRTHEHRENPRLEKIKSIEPDWKDDVLRVWKIPIQRDRPSSPKKRRRSSAIVGDQKKPQFKEWSPLSDPEYASTLVEKVMFNGKLKGNGMLIPVKLSEVKPRDTVFTRQEGEIKLYKGPRPGDGSELTEPDQTVWVFPEKEAQIDRSADIINVTHRRLPPTIYSQSSMCYIVKCLDRRGKFNPQKAKELGVHVTDFRHLTAGSTIVTKDGVTVTPEQVLGETQPGQGFILADIESRDLIDSFMERPEWSNSELMSHVAIVYWILGPGIADDARIQKFVDEHPTMKHFFCAQDTCPNMISLAGPGQLQTKLRRIDPERFTLLKYDNDIKGAMPNGSQVESGRIGNKISLMPRLKFGEGEIAPFPALGEAAQSVSDEILELARKAREETSDPEFLRKLEEDEQDIPSRDAEIIPLGTGSSIPGKYRNVSSTLIRVPGIGNYLLDVGEGTLGQIRRLFGEEETGNILRDLRCIVISHLHADHHLGTPNLIKAWYEHTIEDTNAKLAVSCVSRYKALLEEVSQVEDIGFHRLHFPNCNSTKPDKLNNGRFVIKNGDFGLRAIKRIPVPHCWLSYGTELELTSGLRIAYSGDCRPSDEFAQECEGAHLLVHECTFDDDMLSHAKKKGHSTMGEALEIARKMKARRTLLTHFSQRYVKADSLKRDERGRAGEALMALDLMSVKLGDFKKAAAFQPAIAMLMADAGDK; encoded by the coding sequence ATGCAAACATGGGGCACTCGACGCCTCTCACATTTATTCAATTCTTGTAGCCTTCCATTACTACCAACTTTTTTATCTCAACGCCCCCCACCATCAACCTCACCTGGACTCTATTTCTGTAGACGAGCCTGGAACAGTTCACACCCAAAAGTAAAGTCTCGAGCTTTCAGAAAACCTCGCCTGTTCTCAGAATCTATCGTAAAACCAAAAGTGAGCGATTATTCTGCTGGTATTCCAATGGCGACTTCAGTTGAGATCGCTTCTGCGCCCACTGTGGACACTCCTGGCACTTGTCTCTTTGTCCACAGTGAGAGACGGGCATATTTGTTTGGCCGACCCGAAGAAGGGACTCAGCGCGCTTTCCAGAGCAGGAGACTAGGAATGGGAGCAACGGAACAGGTCTTTCTCAGCGGCAGTGTTTCATGGGAGTTGGTAGGAGGTCTGTTCGGCTATGTTCTCACGGTTGGTGGCGTACTAGAAGCTAGCAGAGAACAAACTGCAGTGATGAATGAGGAAAGGAAGAGCAAGGGTCAGAAGTTGACGAAGCAGGCTGCTTTTGAAACCATTCACATCCACGGTGGCGAGAATCTGAACCACACTTTGGCCGCATGCCGTCCCGTCATCTTACGACAGCCCATTTCCGTGCGCACGCATGAGCATAGAGAAAACCCTCGGCTTGAGAAAATCAAGAGCATAGAACCCGACTGGAAAGACGACGTGCTTCGTGTATGGAAGATTCCGATTCAACGAGATCGCCCCAGCAGCCCAAAGAAGCGTCGCAGGTCAAGCGCCATCGTTGGAGACCAAAAAAAACCACAGTTCAAAGAATGGTCACCACTTTCGGACCCTGAATATGCGTCcactcttgttgagaaggtcatgTTCAATGGAAAACTCAAAGGCAACGGTATGCTCATCCCCGTCAAGCTGAGCGAGGTCAAGCCCAGGGATACGGTCTTTACACGCCAAGAAGGCGAAATAAAACTGTACAAGGGCCCGAGACCTGGCGATGGGTCAGAACTGACAGAACCGGATCAAACTGTTTGGGTGTTCCCCGAGAAGGAGGCTCAAATTGATCGCAGCGCGGATATCATCAACGTGACACATCGACGACTGCCCCCAACAATCTACAGCCAAAGCTCTATGTGCTATATCGTCAAATGCCTCGATCGTCGCGGGAAATTCAACCCtcagaaggccaaggagcttgGGGTACATGTCACTGACTTCAGGCATTTGACTGCGGGGAGCACTATAGTGACAAAAGATGGCGTCACTGTAACTCCTGAGCAGGTCCTTGGCGAGACTCAGCCTGGTCAAGGATTTATCCTCGCTGATATCGAGTCTCGCGATCTTATCGACTCTTTCATGGAGCGACCTGAATGGTCTAATTCTGAATTGATGTCTCATGTGGCTATCGTGTACTGGATTCTCGGCCCTGGAATAGCAGACGATGCTAGAATTCAGAAGTTTGTGGATGAGCACCCCACGATGAAGCATTTCTTTTGTGCTCAAGACACCTGCCCCAATATGATCTCTCTGGCTGGACCTGGGCAGTTACAGACCAAGCTACGGAGGATCGACCCTGAGAGATTCACTCTCCTCAAGTACGATAACGATATCAAGGGAGCCATGCCAAATGGATCACAAGTTGAGTCTGGCCGGATAGGAAACAAAATTTCGCTCATGCCCCGACTCAAATTTGGCGAAGGCGAGATTGCCCCGTTTCCTGCTCTCGGAGAGGCAGCTCAGTCTGTCAGTGATGAGATTCTCGAATTAGCACGAAAGGCTCGTGAAGAGACATCTGATCCTGAGTTTCTGCGAAAATTGGAAGAGGATGAACAAGATATTCCCAGCCGCGATGCTGAAATCATCCCCCTTGGAACTGGCTCTTCAATCCCAGGCAAATATCGCAATGTTTCGTCAACACTGATTCGGGTGCCTGGTATTGGAAACTATCTTCTCGATGTTGGTGAGGGCACTTTGGGTCAAATCCGACGTCTCTTTGGAGAGGAGGAAACTGGAAATATCCTCCGAGATCTCAGGTGCATTGTCATCAGCCATCTTCACGCTGATCATCACCTTGGTACTCCCAATTTGATCAAAGCTTGGTACGAACACACCATTGAAGACACCAATGCCAAGTTAGCTGTATCTTGTGTATCAAGATACAAGGCGCTCCTGGAAGAGGTCTCTCAAGTCGAGGATATTGGTTTCCACAGACTACATTTCCCCAATTGCAATAGCACCAAGCCCGATAAGCTCAACAACGGTCGCTTTGTGATCAAGAACGGCGACTTCGGGCTCCGTGCTATCAAGCGCATTCCAGTTCCTCACTGCTGGCTCTCCTACGGAACAGAACTCGAGCTCACATCCGGTCTCCGCATCGCATACTCAGGTGACTGCCGTCCCTCAGACGAGTTTGCACAGGAGTGCGAAGGTGCCCACCTACTTGTTCACGAGTGCACGTTCGACGATGACATGTTGTCTCACGCTAAGAAGAAGGGCCACTCTACGATGGGCGAGGCACTAGAGATTGCGCGCAAGATGAAGGCTCGAAGGACGCTGCTCACGCACTTCTCGCAACGCTATGTCAAGGCTGATTCGTTGAAGAGAGACGAGAGAGGTCGGGCTGGTGAGGCGCTCATGGCTCTTGATCTCATGAGTGTTAAGCTGGGAGATTTCAAGAAGGCGGCTGCTTTCCAGCCTGCGATTGCTATGCTCATGGCAGATGCGGGTGACAAATAA
- a CDS encoding hypothetical protein (At least one base has a quality score < 10), with product MRRIFKPLTTHSSRLFSTSRFIMGDAILKRNPHPDFKKVEASRPELDAKSQFRYTKTVDADWTFGEGANKLGKDDGDKKHVTIDPHEEGRPAGFNYKLLISAIVPRPIAFVSSQAPDGTKKNLAPFSYFNMMGHDPPMFVVGFASGLANAKDTLRNVSESGECVINIISEHFIEAANSASVNAPADVSEWDISGLTPKYDCETVKCARVGEAIVSIECKLDMLKEFDSKVRPGNKSGCMAVFEGTRFWVREDALNEDKNMVDPGVLKPVSRLGGITYARVTEAFEIPRTDFDKDVGGQEGAEKIQKQKN from the coding sequence ATGCGTCGCATCTTTAAACCGCTCACAACTCACTCATCACGACTATTTTCAACCTCTCGATTCATCATGGGAGACGCAATCCTCAAGCGCAATCCTCACCCGGATTTTAAGAAGGTCGAGGCTTCGAGGCCTGAGCTGGATGCCAAGTCTCAGTTTCGCTACACCAAGACTGTTGATGCGGATTGGACTTTTGGTGAGGGTGCGAATAAGTTGGGCAaggatgatggtgataaGAAACATGTCACCATAGATCCTCATGAGGAGGGTCGCCCTGCGGGGTTCAATTacaagcttctcatctcTGCTATTGTACCGCGTCCTATCGCTTTTGTGAGCAGTCAAGCTCCCGACGGTACAAAGAAGAACCTCGCCCCGTTCAGTTACTTCAACATGATGGGCCACGACCCGCCCatgtttgttgttggtttCGCATCTGGACTCGCCAATGCGAAGGACACACTTCGCAACGTCTCCGAATCCGGCGAGTGTGttatcaacatcatctcagAGCACTTCATCGAAGCCGCAAACTCAGCTAGCGTCAACGCCCCTGCTGATGTATCTGAGTGGGATATCTCGGGCCTGACACCCAAGTACGACTGCGAGACTGTCAAGTGTGCTCGTGTGGGCGAGGCTATTGTTAGCATTGAGTGCAAGCTCGATATGCTCAAGGAGTTCGACAGTAAGGTACGACCTGGAAACAAGTCTGGCTGTATGGCCGTTTTCGAGGGAACTCGTTTCTGGGTTCGAGAGGATGCGTTGAATGAGGATAAGAATATGGTTGATCCTGGTGTGTTGAAGCCAGTCAGCCGATTAGGAGGAATCACATATGCCAGGGTTACTGAGGCGTTCGAGATCCCAAGAACAGATTTTGATAAGGACGTCGGTGGCCAAGAGGGAGCTGAAAAGATACAAAAGCAAAAGAACTAG
- a CDS encoding 3',5'-cyclic-nucleotide phosphodiesterase (At least one base has a quality score < 10), whose amino-acid sequence MGAEVEPALQVIVLGSGGGPQESNTTAFLVRSVAQKWHRGSIIAVDAGVHLSAITRIMEESIPSPPPPPPFTLTIGPFAGLELPYSSPSANASHITRSLVDTYLITHPHLDHISGFVVNTAGFPGTRPKKLAALPSTIQAFKNHIFNNVIWPNLSDENNGAGLVTYMRLVEGGSPTLGDGESRGYIEVADGLLIKVWSVSHGHCLEKHSHRGSTSSASTRFSSHDASMPQGPIARSASYYPGSISLHRGSLMIPQNSFSPVTTTLEQEQICVYNSSALLHPGTHHPS is encoded by the exons ATGGGAGCCGAAGTCGAGCCTGCTTTGCAGGTGATTGTATTG GGCTCAGGAGGTGGTCCTCAAGAATCAAACACCACTGCTTTTCTAGTCCGTTCTGTCGCTCAAAAATGGCATCGTGGCTCTATCATCGCCGTCGATGCTGGCGTCCATCTCTCTGCTATCACACGTATCATGGAAGAATCGATACCTTCtccaccaccgcctcctCCCTTCACACTTACCATTGGCCCCTTTGCAGGCCTTGAGCTGCCTTACTCTTCACCTTCTGCTAACGCATCTCACATCACGCGCTCTCTCGTCGACACATATCTCATcactcatcctcatcttgatCACATCTCAGGCTTTGTAGTCAATACTGCTGGCTTCCCGGGCACAAGGCCGAAAAAACTGGCTGCTTTACCAAGCACAATCCAAGCTTTCAAGAATCACATTTTCAACAATGTGATATGGCCAAACCTAAGTGATGAGAACAACGGAGCTGGGCTGGTGACTTATATGAGATTGGTTGAAGGTGGCAGTCCGACACTCGGCGACGGTGAAAGTAGGGGTTACATCGAAGTTGCAGACGGACTCCTTATCAAGGTTTGGAGCGTAAGCCATGGGCATTGTCTCGAGAAGCATAGTCACCGGGGCTCAACATCGAGTGCATCTACTCGCTTCAGCAGCCATGATGCATCCATGCCACAAGGTCCCATCGCGCGCTCAGCATCTTACTACCCGGGATCTATATCCCTACATCGAGGGTCACTCATGATCCCCCAAAACAGCTTCAGCCCTGTAACGACTACATTGGAGCAGGAGCAAATTTGCGTCTACAACTCAAGCGCCCTACTTCATCCAGGAACCCACCACCCATCGTGA